One Dioscorea cayenensis subsp. rotundata cultivar TDr96_F1 chromosome 15, TDr96_F1_v2_PseudoChromosome.rev07_lg8_w22 25.fasta, whole genome shotgun sequence genomic region harbors:
- the LOC120276677 gene encoding protein trichome birefringence-like 25 isoform X2 produces the protein MADEAEVGDYEPLHHANEGRSSISLIFFKFFGVVFLAGALCYLFISNFNAWTMEAKKLSLSLEKQDALSIRPLMKESIFKEQQQLKKDQVCDLSVGEWIPNSAGPAYTNETCNKIPTYLNCLKNGRPDTGYLHWRWKPSGCDSHPIDPLKFLNAMRNKSIAFLGASICHNHVVSLICQLSKVEEALDIFHDSSFQTRTWYYPSYNLTLYVIWAPFLIHYETIDNPGDKSQSELHIHLDILDNKWTSEYNKYDYVVITGGADFYRSTIIYENNQVIGCHHCRPHMKLKHLAADEIYRKALKLSLKFIATAEHKAFIILRTWPPMHYEHGELPDEKFCNRTKPFREDEISGYASDHKMREVEIEECEKAATIGAKNGVRIELLDTYHLSLLRPDGHPGSYGIYNPSDSDKKKEVQYDCVHWCLPGPIDTWAELLVLKMLSSGVAGDSVSA, from the exons ATGGCAGATGAGGCTGAAGTAGGTGACTATGAGCCACTGCATCATGCAAATGAGGGGAGGAGTAGCATAAGCTTGATATTCTTCAAATTCTTTGGTGTTGTCTTCTTGGCAGGTGCCCTTTGCTACCTCTTCATCAGCAACTTTAATGCATGGACAATGGAGGCCAAGAAAc TCTCATTGTCATTGGAGAAACAAGATGCATTGAGCATAAGGCCACTGATGAAGGAATCAATATTTAAAGAGCAGCAGCAGCTAAAGAAAG ATCAAGTATGTGATCTTTCTGTTGGAGAATGGATACCAAACTCTGCAGGACCAGCATACACAAATGAAACCTGCAATAAAATACCAACATATCTAAACTGTCTGAAGAATGGGAGGCCAGACACTGGTTACCTTCACTGGAGATGGAAACCTAGTGGCTGTGACTCGCATCCCATTGATCCATTGAAATTTCTGAATGCAATGCGAAATAAATCAATTGCATTCCTCGGCGCTTCAATTTGCCATAACCATGTGGTCTCCTTGATCTGCCAACTATCTAAG GTAGAAGAGGCTCTTGATATCTTTCATGACTCATCATTCCAGACTAGGACATGGTACTATCCTTCTTATAACCTCACATTGTATGTCATCTGGGCTCCATTTCTGATTCATTATGAGACAATTGATAACCCTGGAGATAAATCTCAAAGTGAACTACACATTCACCTTGACATCCTGGATAACAAGTGGACCAGTGAGTACAACAAATATGACTATGTGGTGATCACTGGTGGCGCAGATTTCTACAGATCAACAATCATATATGAGAACAACCAAGTAATTGGTTGTCATCACTGTCGACCTCACATGAAACTAAAACATTTAGCAGCTGATGAGATTTACAGGAAGGCACTCAAGTTGAGTCTAAAGTTCATTGCCACAGCTGAGCACAAGGCTTTCATTATCTTAAGAACATGGCCACCAATGCATTATGAGCATGGAGAGTTGCCTGATGAAAAATTTTGCAATAGAACTAAGCCATTTAGAGAAGACGAAATCAGTGGTTATGCTTCAGACCATAAAATGAGGGAAGTTGAAATTGAGGAGTGTGAGAAGGCTGCAACCATTGGAGCAAAGAATGGTGTGAGAATAGAGCTACTTGATACTTACCATCTTTCACTCTTGAGACCTGATGGGCATCCAGGTTCTTATGGTATTTACAATCCATCTGATAGTGATAAGAAGAAAGAGGTTCAATATGATTGTGTGCATTGGTGCTTGCCTGGTCCTATTGACACTTGGGCTGAACTGCTAGTACTAAAGATGCTAAGTAGTGGAGTTGCTGGTGACTCTGTTTCTGCTTAA
- the LOC120276696 gene encoding L-ascorbate oxidase homolog, protein MNSSLLLLFFFFSFVFLACADDPYRYFTWVVTYGTIYPLGTPQQGILINGQFPGPRLDCVTNDNLIVNVINKLDEPFLITWNGIKQRKNSWQDGVLGTNCPIPPGGNYTYKFQSKDQIGTYMYFPSTAMHRAVGGFGALNVYKRAPIPLPYDPPAGDFTMLIGDWYNATHKALRQTLDAGFALKNPDALLINGVTKSTSFTGDQGKTYLFRVSNIGLLNSINFRIQGHKLRVVEVEGSHVIQNFYDNLDIHVGQSIAFLVTLDQAPKDYYIVASTRYTRKFLTASGVLHYSNSKTPVSGPMPNPTLGLYGSMQQARTFRWNLTANAARPNPQGSYHYGNITRTRQLVFASSAPIVNSKQRYAVNGVTYVVPDTPPKLADNFNIAGVFSVDNIPSNIPSGQAPVVFATSVLRFNLHDFIEIVFQNTENTMQSWHLDGYDFWVVGYGAGTWEPKHRGTYNLVDATTRHTVQVYPYGWSAILVSLDNQGMWNIRSAMWSRQYLGQQFYIRVWTAEHSYSSEYDMPHNALQCGKARGLH, encoded by the exons ATGAATtcctctctccttctcctcttcttcttcttctccttcgttTTCCTCGCTTGCGCTGATGATCCTTATCGGTATTTCACTTGGGTTGTTACTTATGGCACCATTTATCCTCTCGGCACTCCTCAGCAG GGTATACTGATCAATGGCCAGTTTCCTGGACCTCGTCTTGATTGTGTCACCAATGATAACTTGATTGTCAATGTCATTAACAAGCTTGATGAACCATTCCTCATCACTTG GAATGGGATTAAACAAAGGAAGAACTCTTGGCAAGATGGAGTTTTGGGGACGAATTGTCCTATTCCGCCTGGTGGGAACTATACTTACAAGTTCCAGTCTAAGGATCAGATTGGCACTTATATGTACTTCCCTTCCACGGCCATGCACCGGGCTGTGGGGGGTTTTGGAGCTTTGAATGTTTACAAAAGAGCTCCGATTCCTTTGCCTTATGATCCACCCGCTGGGGACTTCACTATGCTCATTGGTGATTGGTACAACGCTACCCACAag GCGTTGAGACAAACCTTGGATGCTGGTTTTGCGCTCAAAAACCCTGATGCTCTTCTCATCAATGGGGTGACAAAGTCCACTTCTTTCACTGGAGATCAAG GGAAGACATACCTCTTTAGGGTCTCAAACATTGGTCTGTTGAATTCCATCAACTTCAGGATCCAAGGCCACAAGCTCAGGGTggtggaagtggaaggatcccATGTTATTCAGAATTTTTATGACAATCTTGATATCCATGTCGGTCAGTCCATTGCTTTCCTTGTCACTCTGGACCAAGCTCCCAAGGACTACTACATTGTCGCCTCCACACGGTATACCCGGAAGTTCCTAACAGCCAGTGGTGTCTTGCACTACAGCAACTCTAAGACTCCTGTTTCCGGGCCAATGCCTAATCCGACTCTCGGTCTCTATGGTTCTATGCAGCAAGCCAGAACTTTCAG ATGGAACCTTACAGCCAATGCGGCAAGGCCGAATCCTCAAGGTTCATACCATTATGGTAATATCACAAGGACAAGGCAACTAGTCTTTGCAAGTTCAGCACCTATAGTAAACAGCAAGCAGCGATACGCTGTTAATGGTGTAACATATGTTGTCCCTGATactcctccaaagcttgccgATAATTTCAACATTGCCGGTGTTTTCAGTGTGGACAATATTCCTAGCAACATACCAAGTGGACAAGCACCAGTAGTATTTGCAACCTCAGTCCTTAGATTTAATCTGCATGACTTCATCGAGATCGTATTCCAGAACACTGAGAACACAATGCAGTCATGGCACCTCGACGGATATGATTTCTGGGTTGTTGG TTATGGTGCTGGGACCTGGGAACCTAAACACCGAGGAACATACAATTTGGTAGATGCAACAACTAGACACACAGTGCAG GTGTATCCATATGGATGGTCTGCAATCTTGGTATCTCTTGATAATCAAGGTATGTGGAACATAAGATCGGCAATGTGGTCGAGACAGTATCTTGGTCAGCAATTCTATATCCGAGTATGGACGGCCGAACACAGCTACTCCAGTGAGTATGATATGCCACACAATGCACTTCAATGCGGAAAGGCTAGAGGTCTTCACTGA
- the LOC120276677 gene encoding protein trichome birefringence-like 25 isoform X1, with amino-acid sequence MADKAVVGGYEPLHHANEGRSSISLIFFKFFGVVFLAGALCYLFISNTNAWTMEAKKLSLSLEKQDALNIIRPVMKESIFKEQQQQQQQQLTKDQVCDLSVGEWIPNSAGPAYTNETCNKIPTYLNCLKNGRPDTGYLHWRWKPSGCDSHPIDPLKFLNAMRNKSIAFLGASICHNHVVSLICQLSKVEEALDIFHDSSFQTRTWYYPSYNLTLYVIWAPFLIHYETIDNPGDKSQSELHIHLDILDNKWTSEYNKYDYVVITGGADFYRSTIIYENNQVIGCHHCRPHMKLKHLAADEIYRKALKLSLKFIATAEHKAFIILRTWPPMHYEHGELPDEKFCNRTKPFREDEISGYASDHKMREVEIEECEKAATIGAKNGVRIELLDTYHLSLLRPDGHPGSYGIYNPSDSDKKKEVQYDCVHWCLPGPIDTWAELLVLKMLSSGVAGDSVSA; translated from the exons ATGGCAGACAAGGCTGTAGTAGGTGGCTATGAGCCACTGCATCATGCAAATGAGGGGAGGAGTAGTATAAGCTTGATATTCTTCAAGTTCTTTGGTGTTGTCTTCTTGGCAGGTGCTCTTTGCTACCTCTTCATCAGCAACACTAATGCATGGACAATGGAGGCCAAGAAAc TCTCATTGTCATTGGAGAAACAAGATGCATTGAATATAATAAGGCCAGTGATGAAGGAATCAATATTTAaagagcagcagcagcagcagcagcagcagctaaCGAAAG ATCAAGTATGTGATCTTTCTGTTGGAGAATGGATACCAAACTCTGCAGGACCAGCATACACAAATGAAACCTGCAATAAAATACCAACATATCTAAACTGTCTGAAGAATGGGAGGCCAGACACTGGTTACCTTCACTGGAGATGGAAACCTAGTGGCTGTGACTCGCATCCCATTGATCCATTGAAATTTCTGAATGCAATGCGAAATAAATCAATTGCATTCCTCGGCGCTTCAATTTGCCATAACCATGTGGTCTCCTTGATCTGCCAACTATCTAAG GTAGAAGAGGCTCTTGATATCTTTCATGACTCATCATTCCAGACTAGGACATGGTACTATCCTTCTTATAACCTCACATTGTATGTCATCTGGGCTCCATTTCTGATTCATTATGAGACAATTGATAACCCTGGAGATAAATCTCAAAGTGAACTACACATTCACCTTGACATCCTGGATAACAAGTGGACCAGTGAGTACAACAAATATGACTATGTGGTGATCACTGGTGGCGCAGATTTCTACAGATCAACAATCATATATGAGAACAACCAAGTAATTGGTTGTCATCACTGTCGACCTCACATGAAACTAAAACATTTAGCAGCTGATGAGATTTACAGGAAGGCACTCAAGTTGAGTCTAAAGTTCATTGCCACAGCTGAGCACAAGGCTTTCATTATCTTAAGAACATGGCCACCAATGCATTATGAGCATGGAGAGTTGCCTGATGAAAAATTTTGCAATAGAACTAAGCCATTTAGAGAAGACGAAATCAGTGGTTATGCTTCAGACCATAAAATGAGGGAAGTTGAAATTGAGGAGTGTGAGAAGGCTGCAACCATTGGAGCAAAGAATGGTGTGAGAATAGAGCTACTTGATACTTACCATCTTTCACTCTTGAGACCTGATGGGCATCCAGGTTCTTATGGTATTTACAATCCATCTGATAGTGATAAGAAGAAAGAGGTTCAATATGATTGTGTGCATTGGTGCTTGCCTGGTCCTATTGACACTTGGGCTGAACTGCTAGTACTAAAGATGCTAAGTAGTGGAGTTGCTGGTGACTCTGTTTCTGCTTAA